DNA from Bacillaceae bacterium S4-13-56:
CAACAGTTTTAGAATATACAAACTCTGATCCCCCAACACCACTTATACGATAAATCATATCGTTTTCTTCTGCTACAATCCCTATTGACTCTGCTAAGTCTGTTGATACAACAGTACTTCCTGAGCCAGTATCAACTAACACACGTTGTAAATGAAGGGATTGTCCATTAAATCTTAGTTCCATATCCATAAGTAATAAACCATCATCAATTATTAGTTTTTTCACTATCGCCTAACACCTACCCATTTTTTCTCAATGATATTAGGCTCCTTACGGCTAGTATGAAGTACATATAGTTCACGATTAGGATCTTCTCTATGAATTTCTTGATAGGCTTTCATCGCCTCTGGAGAATTAGAAAATTTCTTCAAAGGAGCAATCTCATCTAAAATTCGCTCACTTTCGTCATTTGTATGTGCTTGTATAGCTTCTATCAAAACCCATTGGTCTGGAAACGCATGACACACATCTTCCCATTTCATTACGAGTCACCTCCAGATTATTTACTTATATTGTACCATGA
Protein-coding regions in this window:
- a CDS encoding retropepsin-like aspartic protease, whose protein sequence is MDMELRFNGQSLHLQRVLVDTGSGSTVVSTDLAESIGIVAEENDMIYRISGVGGSEFVYSKTVDSVKIGDIQTEGFSLEIGAMNYGFDLDGIIGLDLLQQLKAVININELSLRSNS